The Apium graveolens cultivar Ventura chromosome 11, ASM990537v1, whole genome shotgun sequence genome has a window encoding:
- the LOC141697893 gene encoding 18.1 kDa class I heat shock protein-like — protein MSMSFFGRRSSTAFDPFSLDVWDPFQGFPFNNSSFEQLSNQKSASFAKATIDWKETPEAHVFKADVPGLKKEEIKVEVEDDRVLQISGERRREQEDKGDTWHRVERSSGKFLRRFRLPENAKVDEVKAGMENGVLTVTVPKESVKKPDVKSIQISG, from the coding sequence ATGTCGATGAGCTTCTTCGGTCGCCGATCATCCACCGCATTCGATCCATTCTCTCTCGACGTCTGGGATCCATTCCAGGGCTTTCCATTCAACAACTCTAGTTTCGAGCAGTTGTCTAATCAGAAGTCGGCTTCGTTTGCGAAGGCGACGATAGACTGGAAGGAGACGCCTGAGGCCCACGTGTTTAAGGCGGACGTTCCAGGGCTTAAAAAGGAGGAAATCAAGGTGGAAGTGGAAGATGATCGGGTGCTTCAGATAAGCGGAGAGAGGAGGCGTGAGCAGGAGGACAAGGGAGATACTTGGCATCGCGTCGAGAGGAGCAGTGGCAAGTTTTTGAGGAGGTTTAGGCTTCCTGAGAATGCCAAAGTTGATGAGGTCAAGGCCGGGATGGAGAATGGTGTTCTGACTGTTACGGTGCCTAAGGAGAGTGTGAAGAAGCCTGATGTTAAGTCTATTCAGATTTCCGGTTGA
- the LOC141698214 gene encoding monothiol glutaredoxin-S2-like has protein sequence MAMVTMLGGEYPVVIFSKSSCCMCHSIKTLISNFGANPTVYELDEMPNGKQMERELKALGRKPVVPVVFIGKELIGGPNEVMSLHVKGKLVPLLLQAKAIWL, from the coding sequence ATGGCCATGGTTACAATGTTAGGTGGCGAATATCCAGTCGTGATATTCAGCAAAAGCTCATGTTGCATGTGTCACAGCATCAAGACATTGATCTCCAATTTTGGTGCAAATCCAACAGTTTACGAGCTGGATGAAATGCCAAATGGGAAGCAAATGGAAAGAGAGCTCAAAGCATTAGGGAGAAAGCCAGTTGTCCCGGTTGTTTTTATAGGGAAAGAGCTAATTGGCGGTCCTAATGAGGTGATGAGTCTCCATGTCAAGGGCAAGCTTGTTCCTCTGCTTCTGCAAGCTAAAGCTATATGGCTATAG